Proteins from one Emys orbicularis isolate rEmyOrb1 chromosome 2, rEmyOrb1.hap1, whole genome shotgun sequence genomic window:
- the STMND1 gene encoding stathmin domain-containing protein 1 yields MLLSGGFVNKPMHLQERERQESSDILEELMMQGIIKSQSTTFRNGEADAKSEALEKPLKKPPAKLEKLKIEKKEVNALTMKDIKNSAEERRKTKEEQPKERFQSGRLFPAIAHQNIAELNEEGYSTSEGQEGTNIVQPLSFDLETETLLEKEEIAVEIVNSNSEHFGAVESDTIYNTSLNEAF; encoded by the exons ATGTTACTCAGTGGTGGATTTGTCAATAAACCGATGCACTTACAGGAACGGGAGAGACAAGAGTCATCAGATATCCTTGAGGAGCTAATGATGCAGGGAATAATCAAGAGCCAAAGTACAACTTTTAGAAATGGAGAAGCAGATGCCAAG AGCGAAGCCCTGGAAAAGCCACTAAAGAAACCACCAGCCAAGCTGGAAAAGCTTAAGATCGAAAAGAAGGAAGTGAATGCTTTAACAATGAAGGACATTAAAAATTCTGCCGAAGAAAGAAGAAAG ACTAAAGAAGAGCAACCGAAAGAAAGATTTCAGAGTGGCAGACTTTTTCCAGCAATTGCCCATCAAAATATTGCTGAGCTGAATGAGGAAGGCTATTCAACTTCAGAAGGTCAAGAAGGTACAAACATTGTTCAGCCTTTATCATTCGACCTGGAGACAGAGACTCTGCTGGAGAAGGAGGAAATAGCTGTCGAAATTGTAAACAGCAATTCAGAACACTTTGGTGCTGTGGAGTCTGATACAATTTATAACACCAGTTTAAATGAAGCATTCTGA